The Trinickia caryophylli genomic sequence GAGTACTACATTCCGAAGGGCGGCGCGCCGATCTGGTTCGACGTGATGGCCATTCCGAAGGACGCGAAAAACAAGGAAGCCGCGCTCGAGTGGATCAACTACATCGAAGATCCGAAGGTCCACGCGGCCATCACGAACACGGTCTTCTATCCGAGCGCGAATCTCGAGGCGCGCAAGTACGTCCAGAAGGACATCGCGAACGATCCGGCCGTGTTTCCTCCTGCCGACGTCGTCAAGACGCTTTTCCTGCTGAAGCCGCTGCCGCCTGAAGTGCAGCGCCTGCAAACGCGGCTTTGGACGGAATTCAAGAGCGGGCGCTAAAGACCTTCGGCCGGCGCCACCGCAGCCCCCGCAGGCATGAAGTCATGAATAAGCCCCCGGACGCAAGCCGGGGGCTTTGTACATCAAACGATTGGAGTCAAGCAGGAGATCATGAGCGATCAGTCGAGCTCGCAGCCCGCCAACGGCCCGCTTGCGCCGTCCAAAGGAACGGTACCGGCGGAGGATTTCGTCCAGATCGTGGACGTCGTGAAGAAGTTCGGGGAAACGGTGGCCGTCAGGAACGTCAGTCTTTCGGTGGCCAAGGGCGAACTCTTCGCGCTGCTCGGCAGCTCGGGGTGCGGCAAGTCCACGTTGCTGCGCATGCTGGCCGGCCTCGATACGATCACGTCGGGCAAGATACTGATCGATGGCGAGGATCTGGCCGCGTTGCCGCCGTACCGGCGCCCGGTCAACATGATGTTCCAGTCATATGCGCTTTTCCCGCATATGAGCGTGGAGTCCAACGTCGCATTCGGACTCAAGCAGGAGGGGGTGCCGAAAGCCGAACTCAAGGAGCGGGTGCGCGCCGCGCTCGACCTCGTACAGATGGGGCGTTTCGCGAAGCGCAAGCCGCATCAGCTCTCGGGTGGCCAGCAACAGCGGGTGGCGCTGGCGCGCTCACTCGTCAAGCGACCGAAACTGCTGCTGCTCGACGAGCCGATGTCGGCACTCGACAAGCAGATCCGGCAGCGCACACAGATCGAACTCGTGAACATTCTCGATCGCGTCGGCGTTACGTGCATCATGGTGACGCACGATCAGGAGGAGGCGATGACGATGGCGACCCGGCTCGCGGTCATGAGCGAAGGACAGATCGTCCAGCTCGGCACGCCGCATGAAGTGTACGAATACCCGAATTCGCGGTTCTCCGCGGAGTTCATCGGCTCCACGAATCTCTTCGATGGGCGTGTCGTCGAAGACGAACCCGACCATGTTTTCGTCGAGACCTCGGATCTGCCTTGCAAGATGTACGTGAGCCACGGCATTACGGGCCCGCTCGGCATGCCGGTGACGATCTCGGTGCGCCCCGAGCGGATCGCGCTCACGCGCAAGCCGCCGGAGGGCGCGTACAACTGGGGGCATGGCATCGTGTCGAACATCGCGTATCTGGGCGGCTATTCGCTCTATCATGTCAAGCTCGATTCGGGCAAGACGGTGATCGCGAACGTATCGAGTCTCGCATTGTCGGAAATCGAATCGCCGACCTGGGGCGATGAGGTCTATGTTCGATGGAGCGCTTCCGCCGGGGTGGTGCTGACGGTATGAAACACGATCTCGCGACGCTCGCCTCCTGGCCCGCGCGGCGCTTCAAGCTGACCGGCGCGACGGCGGTGGTTGCCGGGCCATTCATCTGGCTGCTGCTTTTTTTCTTCGTGCCGTTTCTGCTGGTCGTCAAAATCAGCTTCGCGGAACTGCAGCTCGGCATCCCACCGTACTCGGAACTCGTCGCGTTCAAAGACGGTGTCGTACAGATTTCGCTGAACATCGCGCATTACGCGTTTTTGTTCAGCGACAGTCTGTACTTCGCGACGTACGTCAACTCGCTCGTCGTCGCGGCGGTCACGACCGTGCTTTGCCTGCTGCTCGGCTATCCGATGGCCTATTACATCGCACGCTCGAGTCCGCACGTGCGCAACGTCCTGATGATGGCCGTGATGTTGCCGTTCTGGACATCGTTTCTTATCCGCGTCTATGCCTGGGTCGGCATTCTCAAGAACAACGGGCTGCTCAACAATTTTTTGATGACGATCGGCCTCATCCATGCGCCGATCGAGCTTTATCGAACGAATACGGCTGTCTATATCGGCATGGTCTATTCGTATCTGCCGTTTCTCGTCATGCCCCTTTATGCCCATCTGGTGAAAATGGACCTGACGTTGCTCGAAGCCGCCTATGACCTCGGTGCGCGGCCGTGGCGCGCGTTCGTGCAAATCACGCTGCCGCTATCGAAGAACGGGATTATCGCCGGCTGCCTGCTCGTGTTCATTCCGGCCGTGGGCGAGTACGTGATCCCGGAACTGCTCGGCGGCGCCAACACCCTCATGATCGGCCGCGTGATGTGGAATGAGTTCTTCAACAATGCGGATTGGCCGATGGCATCCGCGGTGACCTGCGCCATGGTGTTGCTGCTGCTCGTTCCGATGGCGGCGTTCCAGCACTATCAGGCCAAACAACTCGAAGCACGCCGATGATCAAACCGAACCGCACGTTGCAGCTGATCGCGCTCGGCATCGGCTTCGCGTTCCTCTATATTCCGATCCTGAGCCTCATCGTCTACTCGTTCAACGACTCTCAGCTCGTGACCGTATGGACGCGTTTTTCCACTCGTTGGTACACGGCGCTCGCGGACGATGACGAACTCATCTCGGCATTCTGGCTCTCGTTGCGCATCGCACTGCTGACGGCATTCGCCTCCGTTTTCATCGGCACCTGGGCCGGGTTCGTGCTTGCCCGCATGGGCCGCTTTCGCGGCTTCACGCTTTTTTCCGGCATGATCAACGCGCCGCTCGTCATTCCCGAGGTCATCCAGGGTATTTCGCTGCTGCTGCTCTTCATCGAGATGGGCAAGTGGCTCGGCTGGCCCGAGGGGCGGGGGCTCGTGACGATCTGGATCGGCCACGTCATGCTTTGCATGTCGTATGTGGCGATCGTCGTGCAATCGCGCGTACGGGACCTGAATCCATCGCTCGAGGAGGCCGCGCTCGATCTCGGGGCGACGCCGTTCAAGGTGTTCTTTACCATCACGTTGCCGTTGATCTCTCAGGCGTTGATGGCCGGCTGGCTGCTGTCCTTCACGCTCTCGATCGACGATCTCGTGCTCTCGGCGTTCCTGTCCGGGCCTGGGTCGACGACGCTGCCTCTCGTCGTGTTTTCGCGCGTGAGGCTCGGGCTGAACCCCGAAATGAACGCGCTGGCAACGCTTTTCATCGCGGTGGTGACGATTGGCGTGGTGATCATCAACTTCGGCATGCTGAGGGCTGAAAAACGCCGAATGACCAGCCTCGCCGCGGAGTAGTTTTCGCTATTGCCGCAGCGGGCTCGGGGTTGCTTACTTCGCGCCTGTGTCGTTGGACGCCACGTCATGATCGTGAGCGGGCGCATTGGAAGCCCGCTCGGCCGGCGCTTGACCGAATGCCTGAAACAACTGGGCCGTATCGGCCAGGCGCCGGCTCGCCGCGCGCACGAAATCCAGTTTCGCGTTTAGATACTGCTGTTCGCTCGCATACTCCGCGGACGGGGGGATCGCCCCCAGTCGGCGCCGTGCCGCCGTCTGGCGGAAGCCTTCCTGAGCAGCCGAGCTCGCCTTTTCCGCAAACGCGAGCGCTTGTGCATCGTTGTCGAGCGAGGCAAGCGAATCGGCAACGTTCTGGAACGCGGATAAAACGGTGGCTTTGTACTGTGCCACGGCGGCGTTATAAGTATCGATCGCTGCCCGCCGCTGTGCGAGCAATGCTCCGCCGTGAAAGATCGGCTGCGTGAGTCCCGCGCCGACACTCCAGATCGCGCCGGCACCTGAAAGCGCGACGGGCCACGAAAAACCGGCGCGCCCGAGCGAGGCCGACAGCGACAGGCTCGGGAAGAGCTGTGCCGTTGCGGCACCGACGCCGGCCGCGGCTGCCTTCACCGCGGCGTCAGCCGCTTGAATGTCAGGGCGGGCGCGCAGCAGATCGGAAGGCACGACCACAGGCACGTGCTCCGGCAGCGTCAGGCTGGCGAGATCGGGCACCGGCGGCGCCGAGTCGGGCGTGCGGCCCAGCAATACGGCGAGTGTATGGACGGCTGCCATGCGTTGCTGCCGCAGAGACGGCAACGTGGCGGCGAGCGAGGACGCGTTTTGCCGCGATGCCAGCGCTTGCGCTTGAGAAACGGAGCCGAGCGCAGAGCGGCGCTCGTCGTCGCTCGCGGTCCGATCCGCAAGCGCAACGAGCCGTTCCGTCAATTCGATCTGCTGATCGAGCGCTGCCGCGTTGATCGTCGCGCCTACGATATTGGCCGCGAGTGCCCGCCGTGCCGCTTCGAGTTGGAAGGCCTGCTGATCGACACGCGCGCCTAGCGACGCATTCGCGTAGCGGGCAGCGCCGAACAGATCGAACGTGTACTGAGCCTGGATTTGCCCGACGAACGTCCGATAGACGACGGTATTCGGCCCTGCCTCGGGAATACCCAGTGCGCGCTCGCGCGTGGTCTGCGCGCCCGCGTCGATCGTCGGCAGGAGCGACGAGCCCACTTGTGCCCGATATTGTTCGTGGGCGGCCGAGAGCGAGTGCTCGGCCGCCGCGAGGGTCGGGCTGTTTCTCAATCCTTCGTCGACCAGGGCATCGAGCGCGTCCGACCGGTAAAGGCGCCACCATTGCGGCACCGGTTGTGCGCCGACGTCGAATTGCTGCGCGGTACCGTCAGCCACTACGGTCTGCAACGGCTGGGGCTCGGCACCATAATGCGCCGGCGATGGCATTGCGGGTGGCGTGCCGCTCGGGCCGAACGAGCATGCGGCCAGCGTGGCGGCCGCGACCACGGTGAACACGGAGATCGGGGGCTTCACGTTCATGATCAGTTTCCGGTGTGGCCCGTATCGGTGGCCGGTGCATCGCGTTCGTCGTTGCGTACACGGAACGACATCGCATAGAGCGCGGGCAGGTAAAACAGCGTCAGCACCGTTGCGCTCGTAATGCCGCCCATCAACGCCGTTGCCATCGGCCCGAAAAAATTCGAGCGCAAAAGGGGAATCAGCGCGAGCACTGCGGCAGCGGCCGTCAGGGTAATGGGCCGGAAACGCCTGACCGTCGCGCCGACTATCGCATCGAAGCGGCGATGCCCCGCCGCAATGTCCTGCTCGATCTGATCGACGAGAATCACGGAATTGCGCATGATGATCCCGAACATCGCGATCACGCCAAGCATTGCGACGAAGCCGAACGGCTTGCCGAAGAGCAGCAGCGTTGCGACTACGCCGATCAGGCCGAGCGGCGCGGTCAGCACGACCATCATGACCCGCGCGAAGCTTTGCAACTGAATCATCAGCAAGGTCAATACCGCGATCGCCATGAGCGGCATTTGCGCATTGATCGATGTCTGGCCTTTCGCACTTTCCTCGACCGATCCGCCGACCTCGATCCGGTAGCCGAGCGGCAACTGTGCGCGCTCGGCGGCAAGTGCTCGATCGATGTCGTGCGTGACGTCGATGCCTTGCGCATTGCCGCGCACGTCCGCCTGCACGGTGATGGTCGGCTGGCGGTCCCGTTCCCAAATGACGCCGTACTCGAGCGTATTGCGCACATGCCCGAGGCTGCCGAGCGGCACAGCGCCGTTCGGCGTCGGCATGGCGAGGTTTTCGAGCTTCGCCGGATCGACGCGTTCGCGCTTTGGCGCGCGCAACTCGACACCAATCAGCTTGTCGCGCTCGCGGTATTGCGTGACGGTGTAGCCCGAGAGGGTCATGGCGAGAAAGCTCGAGACGTCCTGCGAACTGACGCCGAGCTGGCGCGCCTTGTTCTGATCTATTTCGAAAGAGATCGAGCGTTCGGCAGGCTCGTCCCAGTCGAACTGCACGTTGCGCGTGCGCGCGTCGGCACGCATGGTGGCCGCCACCTTTTCCGCAACGGCGCGCACGGTTGCGATTTCGTCGCCGCTCACGCGAAATTGCACGGGAAAGCCGACCGGGGGCCCGTTTTCGAGCCGAGACAAGCGTGTGCGCACGCCCGGGTACTCGTTTTCGAGCTTCGTATCGAGCCAGCGTGCGAGCGCTTCGCGTTGCTCCACCGTTTTCGCCGTGACGACGAATTGCGCGAAATTGGGCTGCTGCAACTGCTGATCGAGTGGCAGGTAAAAACGCGGTGCGCCCGTGCCGATGAAATCGACGAAATGATCGATCTCGGGGCGTCCGTCCAGCGTCTTTTCGAGGCGCTTTGCCTCGCGCAGCGTCGCCTCGAATGATGCGCCTTCGGGCAGCCGCATGTCGATCAGCAGTTCGGGACGGTCCGAACTCGGGAAGAACTGCTGCGGCACCAGCGAGAACCCGGCCAGCGCGATGACGAACATGACGACCGTGATCGCCAGCACGACATAGCGGCGTTCGATGCACCAGGTGATCCATACCGACAGACGCCGGTAAAAGCGCGTATCGTAAATGTCGTGCTCGTGCTCGTGCTCGTGCTCGTGCTCGTGCATCGCATCGGGTTGGCTCGCAGCGCCGGCTGTGCGCTTGCGCTCGGGCAGCAGGTGATAGCCGAGCAG encodes the following:
- a CDS encoding ABC transporter ATP-binding protein, which translates into the protein MSDQSSSQPANGPLAPSKGTVPAEDFVQIVDVVKKFGETVAVRNVSLSVAKGELFALLGSSGCGKSTLLRMLAGLDTITSGKILIDGEDLAALPPYRRPVNMMFQSYALFPHMSVESNVAFGLKQEGVPKAELKERVRAALDLVQMGRFAKRKPHQLSGGQQQRVALARSLVKRPKLLLLDEPMSALDKQIRQRTQIELVNILDRVGVTCIMVTHDQEEAMTMATRLAVMSEGQIVQLGTPHEVYEYPNSRFSAEFIGSTNLFDGRVVEDEPDHVFVETSDLPCKMYVSHGITGPLGMPVTISVRPERIALTRKPPEGAYNWGHGIVSNIAYLGGYSLYHVKLDSGKTVIANVSSLALSEIESPTWGDEVYVRWSASAGVVLTV
- a CDS encoding ABC transporter permease subunit, whose protein sequence is MKHDLATLASWPARRFKLTGATAVVAGPFIWLLLFFFVPFLLVVKISFAELQLGIPPYSELVAFKDGVVQISLNIAHYAFLFSDSLYFATYVNSLVVAAVTTVLCLLLGYPMAYYIARSSPHVRNVLMMAVMLPFWTSFLIRVYAWVGILKNNGLLNNFLMTIGLIHAPIELYRTNTAVYIGMVYSYLPFLVMPLYAHLVKMDLTLLEAAYDLGARPWRAFVQITLPLSKNGIIAGCLLVFIPAVGEYVIPELLGGANTLMIGRVMWNEFFNNADWPMASAVTCAMVLLLLVPMAAFQHYQAKQLEARR
- a CDS encoding ABC transporter permease subunit, whose protein sequence is MKPNRTLQLIALGIGFAFLYIPILSLIVYSFNDSQLVTVWTRFSTRWYTALADDDELISAFWLSLRIALLTAFASVFIGTWAGFVLARMGRFRGFTLFSGMINAPLVIPEVIQGISLLLLFIEMGKWLGWPEGRGLVTIWIGHVMLCMSYVAIVVQSRVRDLNPSLEEAALDLGATPFKVFFTITLPLISQALMAGWLLSFTLSIDDLVLSAFLSGPGSTTLPLVVFSRVRLGLNPEMNALATLFIAVVTIGVVIINFGMLRAEKRRMTSLAAE
- a CDS encoding efflux transporter outer membrane subunit, with the translated sequence MNVKPPISVFTVVAAATLAACSFGPSGTPPAMPSPAHYGAEPQPLQTVVADGTAQQFDVGAQPVPQWWRLYRSDALDALVDEGLRNSPTLAAAEHSLSAAHEQYRAQVGSSLLPTIDAGAQTTRERALGIPEAGPNTVVYRTFVGQIQAQYTFDLFGAARYANASLGARVDQQAFQLEAARRALAANIVGATINAAALDQQIELTERLVALADRTASDDERRSALGSVSQAQALASRQNASSLAATLPSLRQQRMAAVHTLAVLLGRTPDSAPPVPDLASLTLPEHVPVVVPSDLLRARPDIQAADAAVKAAAAGVGAATAQLFPSLSLSASLGRAGFSWPVALSGAGAIWSVGAGLTQPIFHGGALLAQRRAAIDTYNAAVAQYKATVLSAFQNVADSLASLDNDAQALAFAEKASSAAQEGFRQTAARRRLGAIPPSAEYASEQQYLNAKLDFVRAASRRLADTAQLFQAFGQAPAERASNAPAHDHDVASNDTGAK
- a CDS encoding efflux RND transporter permease subunit, which encodes MSTSDRNEAHRSGHDPAPAASAHGSEDRFNLSAWALRHQSLVIFVIALATLAGILGYTRLAQSEDPPFTFRVMVIRTLWPGATARQVQEQITDRIGRKLQDTADIDFQRSYSRPGESMIFFTMKDSAPVSNVAPTWYQVRKKVSDIAATMPPGTVGPFFNDEFGDVYTNVYTLEGDGFSPAQLHDYADRLRTVLLRVPGVAKVDYFGDPDQHIFIEIPNATLTRLAISPQQIAQAINAQNAVSESGTVTTANDRVFVRPSGQFNDVRALENTLISINQRTFRLGDIAKIERGYDDPPVTQMRASGHAVLGIGVTMQPGGDVIRLGRALDAKRDELRKHLPAGLTLAEVSSMPHAVSHSVNDFLEAVGEAVAIVLVVSLVSLGLRTGLVVAISIPIVLAVTALCMYVFDIGLHKVSLGTLVLALGLLVDDAIIAVEMMAVKLEQGWSRARAAAFAYTSTAFPMLTGTLVTVSGFLPIALAKSSTGEYTRSIFEVSAIALIASWFAAVVLIPLLGYHLLPERKRTAGAASQPDAMHEHEHEHEHEHDIYDTRFYRRLSVWITWCIERRYVVLAITVVMFVIALAGFSLVPQQFFPSSDRPELLIDMRLPEGASFEATLREAKRLEKTLDGRPEIDHFVDFIGTGAPRFYLPLDQQLQQPNFAQFVVTAKTVEQREALARWLDTKLENEYPGVRTRLSRLENGPPVGFPVQFRVSGDEIATVRAVAEKVAATMRADARTRNVQFDWDEPAERSISFEIDQNKARQLGVSSQDVSSFLAMTLSGYTVTQYRERDKLIGVELRAPKRERVDPAKLENLAMPTPNGAVPLGSLGHVRNTLEYGVIWERDRQPTITVQADVRGNAQGIDVTHDIDRALAAERAQLPLGYRIEVGGSVEESAKGQTSINAQMPLMAIAVLTLLMIQLQSFARVMMVVLTAPLGLIGVVATLLLFGKPFGFVAMLGVIAMFGIIMRNSVILVDQIEQDIAAGHRRFDAIVGATVRRFRPITLTAAAAVLALIPLLRSNFFGPMATALMGGITSATVLTLFYLPALYAMSFRVRNDERDAPATDTGHTGN